Sequence from the Flavobacterium sp. TR2 genome:
TTAGCGAATTTTCTTAATATTAGTCGTAGTACTTTGTCTAATTGGTATGCAAGAAACTCAATTGATTACGATCTTTTGTTTTCAAAATGTGAAAACAACGTCGATATTAATTGGCTATTAACAGGTAATGGATATAATGTCAAAAATGAAAGCAATGTTCTCGCTGAGCCAATAGAAAGCTCTCGAAAAACAAAAGACCCAATTTATGAACTGCAACGGGTTCCGGTATTTAATCTTGAAGCAACAATGGGATTAGTTCCGTTAGTGGACGGCAATGGAGTAGATGAAGAAAAGGTAATTGACTATATATCTATACCAAGCATGCCATCATGTGATGGAGCAATTTACGCATCCGGTGACAGTATGTATCCATTGTTAAAGTCTGGTGATATGATTGCTTATAAACGGATTGCTGTTGAAAGAGCACAGATATTTTTTGGAGAAATGTATATTGTGGCCGTTAAGTTAGACGATTTCAGTACAATGAAGACTGTCAAGTTTGTGCACCAAAGTGAGTTGGGAGACGAGTATATAAGACTTGTAAGCCATAATCAGCACCATACTCCGAAAGATGTAAAACTAAGTCAAATAGCCGCAATTGGATTAGTTAGAGCGTCAATACGATTGCATAACTAATTAATTAATTGACAATCAACACATTAAACACCTGCAAGGGTTTTAAAATATGAAATAACGGGGGCATTTCAGCTGTTTTAATGCTGTTTTTGGTGTTTAAAATGCAATTATCGGGGGTGTTTGAAGCTATTTTTTTGCACATTAGAGGTAAAGCAAGAAGTAAAGCAAGAAGTAAAGCAATACTAAAAAACTATTCTTTTTAAATTGTTTTTAAATGCATTTTAAAAACATTTAAAACTTATGACCTAACGCAAACAGCAGTATATAAAAAAGCCGTAAAATGCTTATTTTTACGGCTTTTAAGGCGTTTTTATATAGAAATAACGCTTCAATTGTACTTATCACTTTAAAGTGGTACTTGCGATCGTTTTTAATGGTACCAAAATGGTACTAAAAGGTATATTGCGGACATTTTATTTTTTTTCAGTTTTCAACCTTTTTTGCTGTTAAGCACTGATTTTATTGGACTTTTCGACCTTTTTTATTATTATGCTTATTGTACATTTCATTTATAGCCCTATATACATCAGTAAAATTTTAACCGCTTACTAGTATTTAAAATATTTGTTAGTTATGAGCATAGGCCTACTTTTAAAGTAACGGGTCTGTGCTCTGCTTTTTTATATTCTAAAGAAAAAATAAAAAAATGGAAAAATCTTGAAACCAAATCACAAATCAAACGTCTAACATTTTAGAGCATCATTTTATTTCAATTATGAGGTTTCAATCATCAATCAAAAAAACGAATTTCATTAATCTAAAACCATAATCAATACATTATGAAAAAACCAATCAAACTTATTGCGCTTTTTGTTGCCTTTCAGTTTTCGTCATTTAGCACTTTTGCTCAAAATAAAGCACAGCAAATCGAACAGCTTTTGTCCAAGTATAACGAGTACGGGCAATTTAACGGTTCTGCTTTGGTGGCCGAAAACGGAAAAGTAATTTTTAAAAAAGGCTTCGGTTCTGCCAATATGGAATGGAATATTCCGAATCAGCCTGATACCAAATTCAGATTGGGTTCTATCAGCAAACAGTTTACGGCTCTTTTGATTGTAAAACTGGCAGAAGAAGGAAAAATTAAACTTGATGTTCCTATTACTACTTATCTTCCAGATTATCCAAAAGAAAATGGCAGCAAAATTACGATTCACCACTTATTGACTCATACGTCTGGAATTCCAAATTATACTAATGCTCCCAATTTCCTTAAAGATAAAGCAAGAGATCCTTATACTCCAGAAGCATTTGCAAAAACATTTTCGAGTCTTCCGCTAGATTTTGCGCCAGGCGAAAAATTCAATTATAGCAATTCGGGTTACTTTTTATTAGGCTGCATTATCGAAAAAATTACTGGCAAAACGTATGAACAGAATTTGCAGGAAACAATTTTCACGCCTTTAAAAATGGTTAATACGGGTTACGACCATAGCGAAGTAGTCCTAAAAAACAGAGCTGCGGGTTATGAGAAAGAAGGAAAGAAAATTGTCAACGCCTCCTATATTGATATGAGCATTCCGTACGCTGCTGGATCTTTGTATTCTACTGTAGAAGATTTGTATTTGTGGGATCAGGCGCTTTATACAAATAAATTGCTTTCTGAGAAAAGCATGGAATCCTTATTTAAGCCTTACATAAAAGCTTGGGATGGTTTTTACGGATACGGATGGTCAACTTACGAAATTCCAAATGGGAACGACAAATTGACTGTTGTTGAACATGGCGGTGGCATCAACGGATTTAATACTATTATTTCGCGTATTCCAGCAGATAAGAATCTTGTTGTTTTGCTAAATAACACTGGCGGAACTGTTTTGGGAGAAATGAACAAGGCAATTCGCGCTATTTTATACAATCAGCCTTTTAATCAGCCTAAGAAATCACTGGCTCTTGACTTGTTAGATGTTTATGCCGAAAAAGGTGCAACAGCTGGAACAGAAGCTTACAAAAAGCTAAAAAGCGATCCAACTTATGCCATTAAAGAAAGCGACATGAACCGAGTTGGCTATCAATTATTGCAAACTGGAAAAAAGAAAGAAGCTATTGAAGTTTTCAAAATCAATGTAGATTCTTTTCCTCAGTCTGGAAATGCTTACGATAGTTTAGGCGAAGCTTATCTAGCAGATGGAGACAAAAAATTAGCAATGGCCAACTATAAAAAATCGGTTGAACTGGATCCGACAAATGAAAACGGCAAAAAAGTTTTGGAAGAACTTTCAAAAAAATAAAAGCATCCGATTATAAATCAAATGCTTAAAAATGGCTTCGAAAAACTAGATCTGAAATCTATTTTTTCGAAGCTTTTTTGTTACAACTTGAGACATTCAAACTCGGCAATTTATTTTTTAGAAATATTATTTTAGCTCCATCCAAAACAATTGAATCCCCTATGAAAAATCCAAAAAGCTACAGTTTACTGGTATTATTATGCCTTTTAATTTCTTCTAAATCTTTATCGCAAAACAATCAGCCGTTGATGCCAACGCAGCAAAACAAAATCATAATTGATAAAATTGTCGAGGCTGCCCATTATAAAAATTATGTGATTGATTTTTGCTTATCTAAAATAAACGAAGCTTCGGCAAAAGAAGGCTGGAACGAACAAAAAGCTATGGAAATTACTCAAAGCATCAATTACAAAAATTTTAGAGATGCGATTTACAACAGTTTTGTTGTTTTTGACGAAGTTGAACTGGAAACTTTGCTAAAAGCGTACGAAAAAGATACGGCTTATCAAACCCAAAATGTGATGACCAATAATAAAGTGCTCATCAATAATCTGAACATTTTTGCCAATGATATTGTAAAAGGGAAGTATCTTTTGAAGTGAAAAAAAGTTGCTGAGATGCTGAGAAGCTAAGCTTCTAAATTTTTTTAAACCTTTGTCAAAGTTTAAAACTTTGACAAAGGCTATAACTTGAAACTTCAAACTTCAAACTTGAAACTTCAAACTTGAAACCTGAAACTTCAAACTTGAAACAAAAAACCTATTTCTTCGGTTTCAAAACCAGTTTTGTTGATGTTTTTATGATTTCGTCTTTGTTGAGCTTCATTTTTCTGAACTTTCCTGCGTTGTACATTTCGGCCTGATCTGCGTAATGTTTGCTTAAAGGGTTTCCTGATTGGCCTGTTGGCAAAATGCTCCAGCTGTTTTCTACATCGGCAAAATCGATAATTCTTCGTGTTGATGGTCCGCCTTTGACATAATATTTGCCATCATCGTTAAACCCGAAGAATAAATTATTGATTACTTCATTTGAACCAGGAGAATTGAAAGGCCCAACATTAAACAATCCGCGAAGCGCTGCAACTTTCCCAAGCGGATGCTCGTGTTCTACGGTATGCACTTTCCCCCAATTCCATTCTGAAATATTTTCTCCTAGCTGATTTTGCAAAGCAATAACCGCATCATTAAAAGATTTTGTAACAATAGCTGTTCTGGTTTCTTTTACATTTTTTGTTTTGATATTATCCCACCAAACCGAATTTTCGTTTTTTATCTGGTTGGCTATAACTTGTTTTCCAAGAGAAATTCCCAAAAACAGATTGAAGTTATCTTTGCCCATTTCGTCTTCAAATGTGTTTTTCAAGTACAAATAAATCCATTTGTTGTAAATCGTTGGTCCAACGTCTTCTAAATTGGTTGTCCCTTTCCAAGACTGTAAAACTTTTAAAACTTCTTTTTGCCTATTAGAAAGCGATTTTTGATCTAAACTTGCTATTAGATTTTTAGAAGTTTCTACGGCAACATCAGAAGTATTATCATAAATCATTTTACTGATGGCTACTTTATCCCAATCTGATTTTCCATCTAAAATTCCCGAAATTCTTTTTGCTCGATCTTCTGGCAGATAATATCCTGGGTATAAAAAACCATTGTCTATAGCCTCTGGCTGATTATTGGCAGAGTAAACATATCCCCACTCTGGATTTTCAGCTGATGGATTTTCTTCAAAATCTAAAAATTTAGCAATATCATCCTTTCCGCTAGAACCGTCTAAAATCAAGTGGGTGTTGATGCCTTCATTGTGCCTGTACAATTTTCCGCTCGCCCACCAAGCCACATTTCCTTTAGCATCTCCGTACATTACATTCAGTCCTGGAGCGGCAATTAAGCTGACAGATTTTTTAAAATCAGTAGTGTTTTTAGCATGTGAAAGACCATAAGCCGCATCTAAAATCTGGATAGGTTCTCTTGTGTACGTCCACGACATTGCAATCGGGTTTTTCTTTTCTAAACGCTCCATAAAATCATTCATAACGGGACCATGACGCGTAATTTTTACAGTCAAAACAACATCTGAAGAATCTTTAACCTTTATCGTTTTTTTTCTGATTTCATATTTGTCAAAACCTGTCGGAGTCTGATATTGAGAAGCGTCGCCAGCTTTATTTTTTTCCTGATAAAAGTCGATGTCATCATTTTCAAACATCGTCAGACCATAAGCATAATCTCTATTGTGAGCCAAAAGCGGAAATGGCGTTCCTGCCAAATAGCAGCCGTACAGTTCATGTTGCGGAGTTACCAAATGCGCCTCGTACCAAGTTCCTGGCTGCGAGAATCCAATGTGAGGGTCATTTGCAAAAATAACTTTACCCGTTTTCGATTTATGCGGACCAACAACCCAGCTGTTGCTTCCAACAAATGGCGGAATCGGAGATTGATCCAACATAGCAGTTATAGATTTAGAAATCTCGGCATACTCTTCTGTTTTCTCTTTTGAGATTTTAATTTTTGTGTTATTAAATTCTCCTTCAATGCCTAAATCTTTCAAATAAGCAGTTCCGAATTTATTTTTAATGTCGGTCACTAATGGATCTGTTTTCTGAGCCATAGCAAAGCTAAAAGACATATAGCCAAAAATATTGTAAACGTCTTTTATGGTAAACTGCTGTTTTTTTACACCAACCAAAGTAAATTCTATTGGTGTCACTCCTTCTTCCAAATATTGGTTAATGCCATCCAGATAAGCCTGAGTCAGTTTATAGCTTTCGCTGTTTTTATCCAATTTTGCGATAGCTTTAGCGGAAGCTTCTTCAATTCCTATTCCAGCAAAAAACTTGTCATTTTTAAGCGCGACGCCCCCAAAAATTTCGGAGAGACGTCCTGGAGCAATTCGGCGCAACAATTCCATCTGCCATAATCTTTCCTGTGCGTGCACATAACCAAGGGCTGTCATAGCATCTTTTTCGGAGTCAGCATAAATATGCGGCACGCCAAAATCATCAAAATAAACTGTAGTTTCTTTTTCAAGATTTTTTAATTCTAATGATCCTTCATATTTCGGCTTGAGATGAAAAATATAAGCGCATAAACCAATTGCAAGAATTACAATAAGAACCAATACAGTCAGCAGGATTTTTTTAATTATTCTCATGTTCTAAAAAGATGAAATTTAAAATGATGTAACTTTTCTATAAAATTTTATAAAAGGCAATTCTCTTTAAAACTCTAAATTTATGTATTTAAAATTAATACTATAAATGTCCATCTATAAAAAAATAGCGATTGTAGCAATTTCTTTTCTTGCAATTGTAATTCTTGCCAATATCGCGCTGAATTACTGGATTAAAAAGCAGCTTCCAATCATTATTCACGAGAAAAATAAAACTGCCTACAACATTAACTACGAAAAAATCGAAGTCTCTCTCTTTTCTCGAAATATTAACGCTCAAACTTTGCTGGTAAGCCCTAAAAATGAGCCAAAAGACAGTAAAAATGGACTTTTTACCAAAATTGAATCGATTACAATTAAGCATTTCAATATTTGGGATTTGGCGTTTCGCGATATTATTCAGGCTGAAAGCATCATCATCAATAAACCTCGCGTCATTTTATACAAAAAAGGAGAAAAACTGCTAAATAACAGCAAAAGCATTAAAACCGAAATCATAGAACCGTTTCGTAAAATTATTGCTGTTTCGAATATTTATCTGAACAACGGAACAGTCGATGTTGTTTCCTTAGATAGCAAAAAACCTATTTTCAGCATCAAAAAAATCCTTTTAAAACTGGAAGGCATTTTAATTACCGACGCTACCTTAAAAGAAAAAATTCCGCTTCAATATAAAAATTATGCTTTGGTCTGCGACAGCTTGTTTTATAGGCCAAATGGTTTTTATGATATCAATATTGGAAAAATAAGCACCGAAAAAAATTTCTTAAAGATTAATAATTTCTCCAATCTCCCTCAATTTGAACGACGAGAATTTCTAAAACGTCTTGAAAAAGAAAAGGACATTTACAATTTGAAGTTTGACTCTGCCCAAGTTGAAAAAATGGATTGGGGTTTTAAAAATGACCGCTTTTATTTTAAGGCAAATTCGCTGGTTATTAATCATTTTGATGCCAATATTTATCGCGGAAAAATGCTGAAAGATGATTTGAGCAAAAAATACCTGTACAGTCATTTGCTGCGAAATCTAAAATTCCCTCTTCAAATTGATACGCTGCAGGTTTTAAAATCGAAATTGGTGTACGAAGAAGAACTCGATTTTTCTGACGGTCCTGGAGTATTGACTTTTGACCGTTTCAATATGCAGGCGACCAATTTAAAAAGCGGTTTTGGTCTAACCAAAACAGACGATGTAAAAATCAAAGTCAAATGTATTTTTATGAAAAACTCTCCTCTTGATGTTGATTGGAGTTTTAATGTTTTGGATAAGAGCGACGGATTTCACATTCAAGGCGTGATCTCAAATTTTGATGTCACAGGAATGACAAGATTTACAAAACCGTATATTAACACAACTTTTACCGGCACTTTTCATAAATACCGTTTCAATTTCTACGGAAACGATAATGGGTCAAAAGGAAATGCTTCTTTAGATTACGACGATCTAAAAGTAAAATTGTACCAGAAGAAAAAACCTGAAAAAGAAGCCAAACTCAAAACCGCAATTGCAAATTTATTAGTCAAAAACGATTCGAAGGACAAAGCCAAAACCGCCGAAGTTGAAGTAGAACGGCTTCAAGACAGATCGTTCTATAACCTATTGTGGAGAAGCATAGCAGAGTCTTTGAAGAAGATTTTGATTTAATTTTTTTTCTGCCACGAATTCACGAATTTAATTTAAGAAAGTTCCTGAATTAATGGCAACCAATCTGTAAAGATTTCAATTTTAAACATAGCCTGCGGTTTCAACCGCAGGTACACAACGCGCATTCGCAACGCATATTCACAACGCATTTACACAAAACGTTTTCCAAAAATACGTCCCACTCGGTTGAAACCGCGGGCTATATTATGATTGGGAACATTTAAAAAATATTTATAGAAGATTTTGATATAAAATCCTATTGGCAAATATAGCCTGCGGTTTCAACCGCAGGTACACAACGCATTTACACAAAACGTTTTCCAAAAATACGTCCCACGCGGTTGAAACCGAGGGCTATATTATGATTGGGAACATTTAAAAAATATTTATAGATGATTTTAATATAAAATCCTATTGGCAAATATAGCCTGCGGTTTCAACCGCAGGTACACAACGCGTATTCGCAACGCATATTCACAACGCATTTGCACAAAATGTTTTCCAAAAATACGTCCCACGCGGTTGAAACCGCGGGCTATATTATAATTGGGAACATTTAAAAAATCAACTCGTGTTAATTTTTGCAATTCGTGGCAACCAACCTCTAAACCTGATATTTGTCAGGTTTTATCAAAATTTATTTTTTTTCATTTGTCTCTATTTTAATCTGAATAAAAATGACAAAAAATAACCTGCATACTTTTCATATTCCGGTAATGGGACTTGCTTATACAATTGATAGCCCGATCCGAGTAGCGCAGTACGGGATTTCATCTGTGATTGCTCTTGCCGATGATGATCTGATTGAGAAGATGCGTAATTTTTACAGCACAAAATTCAATATCCCATACGAAGAAATTACGCAAAAATTTCATGATTACCGTGCCGAAAGAATTACCTCTTATTTAAATTTAGTTGATAAGATTGTAAAAGAAAAGTTCGAAAATTTTAAAACAGAATTGGCTGAAAGCAAAACGGCATTAGAAAATTTCATGTCAATGCTCCCGAATACTTCTGACATAAAAAAAGGATTTCAGAATATACTCGACGACGGAATTGCTTTTAAAGAAAACATTCAGCATTATATTGAATCGCATCTTTTTCCGGGAGAAATTGATGTGAACATCATGACGAAATTAGACAAAGATAATTTTGCCAAAAACGAACAGCTTCCGATTGAATTTAATGATGCTCATGCCGCTTTAAGAGGTTTTGCCAACAGTAATCTGGAATCTTCTGTGGTTCTTTCTGCCGGAATGAATCCGAGATTGTTTGGTTACTTCGAAAATTTCAAAGATTTTTTCCCAAATGAAAATAACGAGCTGAAAAAGAAAATCATTTTGAAAGTAAGTGATTTTAGGTCGGCAATGATTCAAGGAAATTTTTTGGCTAAAAAAGGTTTATGGGTTTCCGAATACCGAATTGAATCTGGATTAAACTGCGGAGGGCACGCTTTTGCAACTGACGGACTCTTATTGGGCACCATTTTAGAAGAATTCAAGCAAAAAAAAGAACAATTGGTACAATCGGCCCACGATTTAATGATTAAAGCCTTACAGGCAAAAAATCAGCATTTTCCTGAGAATCCTCTAGAATTAAAAATTACAGTTCAAGGCGGAGTTGGAACAGCACAAGAACATGAATTTTTATTAGAAGAATACCATGTAGATTCTATAGGCTGGGGTTCACCTTTTTTGCTAGTTCCCGAAGCCACTTCTGTAGATAAAGAAACACGCAATTTATTGATGAATGCTAAAGAAGACGATTTCTACTTGAGCAACATTTCGCCTTTGGGAGTTCCTTTTAATACTTTAAAGGGAACAACAAATGAATTTTTAAAGCAAAAACGAATTCAGGAAAATAAAGCTGGAAGTTCTTGCCCGAAGAAATTTTTAGCTTTAAGCAAAGAATATGATCCGCACGGAATTTGTACTGCGTCAAAAAAATATCAAGATATAAAACTGGAAGAATTAGAAAGTAAAAGAGACACGATTTCTGACGATGCGTTTGAAAAAAGTAAAATCAAAATCACCGAAAAATCATGTTTATGCGTTGGTTTGGCCAATGCTTCTTATCTGGAAAATGACATTAAAATAAAAGGCCAGGCACAAGGGGTTGTAATTTGCCCAGGTCCAAATTTGGCTTATTTTGATCAGGAAGTTTCTTTAAAAGATATGATCCAACATATTTATCAAGGAAAATCGATTATCAGAACCGAACGTCCAAACTTGTTTATAAAAGAGCTCAAAATGTACGTTGCGTATTTTAGAAATGAAATCCAATCTATTTCTGGAGAACTTACTGCTGCTCAGATTAAAAAATGGAATACTTTTAAATCTAATCTGTTGGATGGAATTGAGTATTATAAAAATTTATTTGAATCGACATCGATCTTTAAGGGTCATCTTGATCAACTCGATTCTTGTAAATCAGAATTAGTTGGTATAAAAATTCCCGTTTCAGAGTCGGTTTAAAAATGAAACCCCAAATTATCACCTAATTTGGGGTTTATTTTTATTTATAGAAAAACTATTCTTTCTTTTTGTTTTTACTGTCAATAACAGCTCCAGTTCCTGTTCCGACTGCTGCTCCAGCTAAACCTCCAATAATGGCGCCCTCACCTTTTTTCTTACTGACAATTGCTCCAGTTGCAGCACCAACTCCCGCACCAATTACTGCGCCCTTAGCAGTTGCACTCCAACCTTTCTTTTTGGCTGGTGTGGCGGCTGTCGCATCTTGCTGATGCACTACAACAACTTTTTCTTTTTGAGCTTCGATCTTCTGTTCATTTATCTTAGCCATTTCAGTCTTCATCGAATCGATAACGCGCTGTTTGTTAATCTCAACTTTCATTGAATCAATGCTGGCTTGTTTGGCTTTATTAATATCTTCTTTGTTTTGTTGTTGACAAGAAGTTAAAAATATCACGGTCAATAAAATATATAAGCCTTTCATGATTGTAACTTTTTTAAATTATACAATACAAAATAAGCAATATCTGTTATAACGGTTGTTACAGAATTTTTTATAAAATTTATAAGATTACGCTAAGGAATATTCTCTCACTAACATTTTACTTCTAAAAATCTCGCAAAGATGCAAAGTTTAATTTTAAGTTGCCTCTAGCTTTAAACTAGAGATAAAATTGATAAGTAATAAAGCAGGAAGCAATTCATATAATAATTTAAAAAACTTTGCGTCTTTGCGACTTTGAGCAATTACTCTTACTTTCCTAAAATCCCTTTTTTAAGAATTTGTCCGAAGTCATACATATCTTCATAAGAACAATACAAAGGAACTGGAGCAAGACGAATAACATTAGGTTCGCGCCAATCTGTAATGACTCCGTTTTTCATTAAATAATCAAATAATGCTCTTCCTTCTCCGTGTAAAAACACCGATAACTGCGAAGCTCTTTCTTTTGGATCTGAAGGCGTGATGATTTCGAAAGTGCTTTCTACTTCCTTATCAATTTCATGAAGAATAAATTCAAGGTAAGAAGTGATATGATCACGTTTTGCAATTAGAGCGTCCATTCCAACCTCAGCAAACATTTCTACCGAGGCTAAGTATGGCGCTAACGATAAAACAGGAAGATTGCTAATCTGCCATCCGTCTGCTCCATGAACAGGATCAAAGTTTGGTTCCATTTTAAAACGGCGCTCTTTATTGTGTCCCCACCAGCCCGCAAATCTTGGCAAATTTGAATTGTGATGTTTTTGGTGAACGAAACATCCTGAAGCGTTTCCTGGACCTGAATTCATATATTTATAACTGCACCAAGCAGCAAAATCTACATTCCAATCGTGAAGTTCTAATTTGATATTTCCAGCAGCGTGTGCCAAATCCCAACCCACTTTTGCTCCAACTTTTTGTCCAGCTGCAGTTATGGTTTTAATATCAAAAACTTGTCCTGTATAATAATTTACTCCGCCAATTAAAACCAAAGCCAGTTCATCGCCAACTTCATCAATTTTTGCTAAAACATCTTCCAAACGAATATTGTGTTCTCCTTCTCTGCGTTTAATTTCTACAATCGCATCTTCAGGTTTGTATCCGTGAAAGTTCACTTGGCTTTGAAACATATATTGATCTGACGGAAAAGCTTTTTCTTCGCAGATAATTTTATAACGTGTTTTGGTCGGCTGATAAAAAGAAACCATCAATAAGTGAAGATTTACCGTCAAAGTATTCATCACCGTAACTTCTGACGGAAGCGCTCCAACAATCTTACTCAACGGTTCTGCAAATCTTTCCTGATAATCCCACCAAGGTTTTTCAGCATAAAAATGACCTTCAACTGCCAGTTCTGCCCAATCGTTCATTACTTCATCAATATAAGCTTTGGTACGTTTTGGCTGCAGCCCCAAAGAATTTCCGGTGAAATAAATTACTCGCTTGTCATTTACTTTAGGAAAAATAAACTGATCCTGATAATGGTTTAATGCGTCTTTCGAATCTAGCTCTCGTGCAAATTCGCGTGTATTTTGAAAAGTCATTTTGTTTTTGTTTTGGATGCTAAAATAACAAAAATTGTTTGTTTTGTTTTGTTTCGAGGGGGGCAAGTTTCATGTTTCAAGTTTCAGGTTTCAAGTTTCATGTTTCTAGTTTCAGGTTTCATGTTTAAAGTTTAAAGTTTCATGTTGATATGCTTTGTGTGTTTTTACCGTAAAGTACGCAAAGTCTTTTTTAAGTTTTATGTTTAAACGCTAAGCTCGCAAAGCTTTGCGTTCTTTTTAATTTGGCAAAAACAAATTGAGTGGAAAATCCTTGCGGACTTTGCGGTAAAATTTCGCAACGAATGTTAAACCTGAAACTTGAAACATGAAACATGAAACCTGAAACTAGAAACATGAAACATGAAACTTGAAACTCGAAACCATTAAAAAACAGAAAACCCGACAGATTATAAAAAACTGTCGGGTTCTTATATTGAAAATTAA
This genomic interval carries:
- a CDS encoding helix-turn-helix domain-containing protein; its protein translation is MDKSLILNRLKNIKNFATDTELANFLNISRSTLSNWYARNSIDYDLLFSKCENNVDINWLLTGNGYNVKNESNVLAEPIESSRKTKDPIYELQRVPVFNLEATMGLVPLVDGNGVDEEKVIDYISIPSMPSCDGAIYASGDSMYPLLKSGDMIAYKRIAVERAQIFFGEMYIVAVKLDDFSTMKTVKFVHQSELGDEYIRLVSHNQHHTPKDVKLSQIAAIGLVRASIRLHN
- a CDS encoding serine hydrolase → MKKPIKLIALFVAFQFSSFSTFAQNKAQQIEQLLSKYNEYGQFNGSALVAENGKVIFKKGFGSANMEWNIPNQPDTKFRLGSISKQFTALLIVKLAEEGKIKLDVPITTYLPDYPKENGSKITIHHLLTHTSGIPNYTNAPNFLKDKARDPYTPEAFAKTFSSLPLDFAPGEKFNYSNSGYFLLGCIIEKITGKTYEQNLQETIFTPLKMVNTGYDHSEVVLKNRAAGYEKEGKKIVNASYIDMSIPYAAGSLYSTVEDLYLWDQALYTNKLLSEKSMESLFKPYIKAWDGFYGYGWSTYEIPNGNDKLTVVEHGGGINGFNTIISRIPADKNLVVLLNNTGGTVLGEMNKAIRAILYNQPFNQPKKSLALDLLDVYAEKGATAGTEAYKKLKSDPTYAIKESDMNRVGYQLLQTGKKKEAIEVFKINVDSFPQSGNAYDSLGEAYLADGDKKLAMANYKKSVELDPTNENGKKVLEELSKK
- a CDS encoding penicillin acylase family protein, translating into MRIIKKILLTVLVLIVILAIGLCAYIFHLKPKYEGSLELKNLEKETTVYFDDFGVPHIYADSEKDAMTALGYVHAQERLWQMELLRRIAPGRLSEIFGGVALKNDKFFAGIGIEEASAKAIAKLDKNSESYKLTQAYLDGINQYLEEGVTPIEFTLVGVKKQQFTIKDVYNIFGYMSFSFAMAQKTDPLVTDIKNKFGTAYLKDLGIEGEFNNTKIKISKEKTEEYAEISKSITAMLDQSPIPPFVGSNSWVVGPHKSKTGKVIFANDPHIGFSQPGTWYEAHLVTPQHELYGCYLAGTPFPLLAHNRDYAYGLTMFENDDIDFYQEKNKAGDASQYQTPTGFDKYEIRKKTIKVKDSSDVVLTVKITRHGPVMNDFMERLEKKNPIAMSWTYTREPIQILDAAYGLSHAKNTTDFKKSVSLIAAPGLNVMYGDAKGNVAWWASGKLYRHNEGINTHLILDGSSGKDDIAKFLDFEENPSAENPEWGYVYSANNQPEAIDNGFLYPGYYLPEDRAKRISGILDGKSDWDKVAISKMIYDNTSDVAVETSKNLIASLDQKSLSNRQKEVLKVLQSWKGTTNLEDVGPTIYNKWIYLYLKNTFEDEMGKDNFNLFLGISLGKQVIANQIKNENSVWWDNIKTKNVKETRTAIVTKSFNDAVIALQNQLGENISEWNWGKVHTVEHEHPLGKVAALRGLFNVGPFNSPGSNEVINNLFFGFNDDGKYYVKGGPSTRRIIDFADVENSWSILPTGQSGNPLSKHYADQAEMYNAGKFRKMKLNKDEIIKTSTKLVLKPKK
- a CDS encoding YMGG-like glycine zipper-containing protein — translated: MKGLYILLTVIFLTSCQQQNKEDINKAKQASIDSMKVEINKQRVIDSMKTEMAKINEQKIEAQKEKVVVVHQQDATAATPAKKKGWSATAKGAVIGAGVGAATGAIVSKKKGEGAIIGGLAGAAVGTGTGAVIDSKNKKKE
- the kynU gene encoding kynureninase; protein product: MTFQNTREFARELDSKDALNHYQDQFIFPKVNDKRVIYFTGNSLGLQPKRTKAYIDEVMNDWAELAVEGHFYAEKPWWDYQERFAEPLSKIVGALPSEVTVMNTLTVNLHLLMVSFYQPTKTRYKIICEEKAFPSDQYMFQSQVNFHGYKPEDAIVEIKRREGEHNIRLEDVLAKIDEVGDELALVLIGGVNYYTGQVFDIKTITAAGQKVGAKVGWDLAHAAGNIKLELHDWNVDFAAWCSYKYMNSGPGNASGCFVHQKHHNSNLPRFAGWWGHNKERRFKMEPNFDPVHGADGWQISNLPVLSLAPYLASVEMFAEVGMDALIAKRDHITSYLEFILHEIDKEVESTFEIITPSDPKERASQLSVFLHGEGRALFDYLMKNGVITDWREPNVIRLAPVPLYCSYEDMYDFGQILKKGILGK